The Paramicrobacterium fandaimingii DNA segment GCGGGGCGACAAAGCTCAGTGCCGCGCTCATCGCAGAAAGTCCATGAGCGTCGGCTGCAGCACACGACTCGTGACGGCGAGCGCAGATTGGTACACGAGCTCCTGCGCCTTGAGATCGATGATCACTTCGACCGAGTCGACGTCCTCAATCGAGGCGCGACGCGACTCCAACGACACGGATGCGTCCACGGTCAGCTCCTTCGCTCGTTCGATCTGCGACTGCCGGGCACCAACGGCACCCTGGGTACCGAGCATAGCGGTGATGCGATCATCGATCTCATCGAGCCGCGAACTGATGTTGACCCCAGATCGGAGGTCTCCCACGATGTTGTCGATGAGGGCGAACGCCGATTCGTCCCCTTCTCCGAACACCGCGCTGCCATCAGCATCCACTCGTACTGTCGTGTTGTCTGACACCCGCCGCGTCACTTCGGAGCCGGCAACACCGGTGAACGCATACCGTTCGGGGTCGGCCGGGTCGACGACGAAGGCGCTGCCCGAATTCGACGTTCCGGCAAACACACTCCGACCGAGAAGGCTCGTGTTCGCCTGGGCGAGAAGCTCGTCGCGAATTCCCTCGAGCTCGACAGCGATCGCCTCTTTCGCCGTGGCATCGAGCGCACCGTCGTTGGCACCCTGCACCGTGAGAACGCGCACCCGGTTCATGAGCGACGTGCTTGCCGAGATCGCAGAATCGACGGTTGTCACCCACGCGAGGCCGTCGTCGAGGTTGCGGGCGTACTGCTCGTTGCGGCGCTGCTCGGCGTGCAGACCCAGGGTCGTCGCCGCTGCCGAGGGGCTCTCTGACGGCACAGAGAATGCCTTCTGAGAGGTTGCCTGCGCCTGAAGCCGCGAGAGCTCCGACAAGTTGCCCTGCAGGTTGCGCAGCGACGACTGCACCATCGTCGACGAGGTTACGCGCGAGAACATGTGACTCCTTGGATTATCGTCCGACGAGGCCGGTGCGGTTGATGAGCACGTCAAGCGCCTCATCGACGGCCGTCAGCACGCGGGCTGCCGCCTGATACGCCGTCTGGTAGGTGAGCAGGTTGATTGTCTCTTCGTCGCCGTCGACAGACGCGACAGACTGCTGCGCGCCGACAGCAGTGACGGATGCCGTCTCGGCAAGGTTTGCGCGCTGCGCGCTGCCCGCTGTCGCGACGCCGAAGGTCGTGACCACCTCGGTCCACACCGCGTCGGGCGATGCCGCCTGCTGCCCGATCTGCGAGATCGCGTCGGCGATGCTGCCGTCAAACGCTCCAGCGCCGGGAGCCGCGAGCGCCAGTTCTGCACGCGTCTGGGGAACGACGCTGAGGTTCAGCGCCGCGGGACCGTTTGCGTCAATGGCGAAGAAGTCGCCTCCCGCGACACCGTCGACGGTCTCGCCCGTGCGATGCACCGCATTGACACTGGCCGCGAGCTCCGTTGCTACCTCGTTGTAGGCATCGGCAAGCTGAGCGAGAGTGCCGCCCTCGCTGGCCGGGGCGAGAACCGACAGCATGCCGCCGAGTTCACCTCCCGACAGACCGATCGCGGTTCCGGGCCGGGTTTCCCACGCGACCGTGACGCGCTCACCTGCGGCGACGCCCGTCGGTCCGCCCGTCACGAGGTGTCGGGAGTTGACGCCGTCGACGAGGGCGTTTCCGTCGATGCGCACCGTCAGCGTTCCGTCTGCCTCGAGCGTCGACTGGCCTCCGGCCATGCGGGCCACGTTCTGAGCAAGCAGATTGCGCTGGTCGATGAGCTCGTTTGCCGACCGGCCGGAATTGAGAGCATTGCGAATCTCGCCGTTCAACGTCGCAATCTGATCGCCGGCGACGTTCACCTGCGTCACGATGCGGTCAACGTCGGCCCGCACGTTGTTCCACTGCGAGCTGACGGCGCTGTAGCCGGCGGAGATCTGAGAGGTGAGCACCGACGCATCGTTGAGCACGACTGCCGCTGCGGCATCCGAATCGGGCGCGTTGGCGAGATCTTGCCAGCCCGACCAAAACCCGGAGAGCGTGTTCGAGAGCCCCATCTCTGACGGCTCGGCCATCGCCGCCTCTGCGGTCAGTGCGACGGTTGCGCGCGTCGACCAGAACCCCGAGGCCGCCAGCGTGTCGCGCACCCGGGCGTCGAGCATCGCGTTGCCGAGACGCGCGATGCCGTCAACCTGCACTCCCTGGCCCGGCACCGCGCCGAGGCTGAAGCGCCCGGCCTGCGCGACGGCGTCGATCGCCGAAGTCGTCAAGCGCTGCCTCGTGTATCCCGCTGACGTCTGGTTGGCGATGTTCTGACCCGTGAGTTCGATTCCGAGCCTCGCCGCCGCCAACGCCGAGTATGCGGTGTTGATGCCGCTGAACGTAGACATTCTCTTCCCTAAAGCTCGGTGTCGATGATGCGTGCCGAGTCATCGCGCGACGAATCACCGTGTGACGTGTACACGCCCGTTTCGACGTCCAACCCGGCGATCGTCTCTTGCGTCGCTCGCATTGCCGCACGCAGGTACTGCTCGTTTGCGTTGCGCAGCTGAGCGATCTCTTCTGTCAGCTCGGTCATCGCCCGAAGGTGATCACCGAAGATGTCCCCCCATGGCCCCGACGGCGCGTGACCGATGATTTCTCTGAGCGTCGCGTTCTCTGGAGCACCCCACTCGTCAGCAACCGCCGCAACCTCGACGGCACGCCCGAGCCCCGCTGTGCGAAGCCGTTCGAGCACCTGCTCGACCTCACGCGTGGCAAACTGAATCCAGCGAGACTTGCCCGCTGTCAGCAACAGCTGCTCTTCTTCCAGCTTGAAAAGCAGCATCTCGAGGAGCTCGCGCTCTCTCCACAGCAACATTGATAGTTCATTGGCAGCCACGAACTCACCTCTTTTCTCCATCAGCTCAATCGTCATCACCATGCTCTATCGGCCGGTGCGGTGAACGCGTTACGAGCTGAAATGGGGAGTTCTCCCCATCGACATTCTGAACGGACAGGCTTATAAGCCTCTGTTAGACCCCGTTTTGGGGGCACCGTGTGAGTGGATACTTTCGCGCACGACTGTAACTATTACATCGGTGAACGAATGAGGTTCTCTTGATGGTTTCGATGCGAAATTCTGCACCGTTCTTCGACCGCCTGGCCGGAGCCCACAACCCGATGTGGAAACCGGTCGAGAGCGCGTCACTCGCACGCTGAGCCGGTCGTCATGTTCCCGCATTTCGACTCGCGCCTCCCCTGGGCGCACCCAAAAATGCCGTGCGGCACAAACTGAGAGTGTCAGGGAAGAAGATGAAGCGAGCAGAACGCAATCGTCTCATTGAAGAGAACCTCCCACTAGTCGGGTACCTTGTTGCCGATGTGTGGGCGCGCGCGACGCACCTGTCGCGCGAAGACCTCGCTTCTGTCGGCTCTGTCGCCCTCGTGACGGCTGCCGATGCGTTTGACTCGTCACTCGGCGTTCCCTTCGGGGCCTTTGCTCGCCGCAGAATTCTCGGGGCGTTCGCTGATGAGATGCGTTCCATGGACTGGGCATCCCGCGGCATCCGCAAACGCATTAAAGAGACCCTCGTCGTGCAGGAGACCTTGACCGCAGGGCTCGGCCGCACCCCGACCATCACCGAGATGGCCACGGCGATGGGCACCGATCGCGAAACAATCAGCGAAACGCTGGCGGATGCTGCCCGAACCGTGACAACACTCGAAGACCCCACCGCGCAGTCGATCGCCTCGGAGATTCCGCTCCCCGAAGAGAGCGTGCTGCTCGGCGAACGACTCGAAGTGCTGGAGATCGCCATCAAGGCGCTTCCCGAACGCATGGCTCGCATCATCCGTGATGTGTACTTCGATGACCGGCCGGTCAAAGACATTGCCGCAGAGCTGGGCATCTCTCACTCGGCGGTGTCGCAGCAGCGCTCGGAGGCCGTGCGGCTGCTTCACGACGCGCTCAACGCCTACTTCGTTGAGAAGCCGGGGGCTGAAGTCGCTTCCACCTCGCGGGTTTCCACGGCGTCGCGCGCCGCGTACTTCGCTCGCATGGCCGAACACAGCAACGTACGTATCTCGACGGTGTTTCGTCAGCACGCTCTGGCGGTCTGATCTCATCGCAACACCCTCTCTACGGCCGTGAGCCGTTCCGCGCCGTCTGTCAGCTTTTCATCGTACGTGACAAATATTC contains these protein-coding regions:
- a CDS encoding flagellar protein FlgN, which codes for MAANELSMLLWRERELLEMLLFKLEEEQLLLTAGKSRWIQFATREVEQVLERLRTAGLGRAVEVAAVADEWGAPENATLREIIGHAPSGPWGDIFGDHLRAMTELTEEIAQLRNANEQYLRAAMRATQETIAGLDVETGVYTSHGDSSRDDSARIIDTEL
- the flgK gene encoding flagellar hook-associated protein FlgK; protein product: MSTFSGINTAYSALAAARLGIELTGQNIANQTSAGYTRQRLTTSAIDAVAQAGRFSLGAVPGQGVQVDGIARLGNAMLDARVRDTLAASGFWSTRATVALTAEAAMAEPSEMGLSNTLSGFWSGWQDLANAPDSDAAAAVVLNDASVLTSQISAGYSAVSSQWNNVRADVDRIVTQVNVAGDQIATLNGEIRNALNSGRSANELIDQRNLLAQNVARMAGGQSTLEADGTLTVRIDGNALVDGVNSRHLVTGGPTGVAAGERVTVAWETRPGTAIGLSGGELGGMLSVLAPASEGGTLAQLADAYNEVATELAASVNAVHRTGETVDGVAGGDFFAIDANGPAALNLSVVPQTRAELALAAPGAGAFDGSIADAISQIGQQAASPDAVWTEVVTTFGVATAGSAQRANLAETASVTAVGAQQSVASVDGDEETINLLTYQTAYQAAARVLTAVDEALDVLINRTGLVGR
- a CDS encoding sigma-70 family RNA polymerase sigma factor, yielding MKRAERNRLIEENLPLVGYLVADVWARATHLSREDLASVGSVALVTAADAFDSSLGVPFGAFARRRILGAFADEMRSMDWASRGIRKRIKETLVVQETLTAGLGRTPTITEMATAMGTDRETISETLADAARTVTTLEDPTAQSIASEIPLPEESVLLGERLEVLEIAIKALPERMARIIRDVYFDDRPVKDIAAELGISHSAVSQQRSEAVRLLHDALNAYFVEKPGAEVASTSRVSTASRAAYFARMAEHSNVRISTVFRQHALAV
- the flgL gene encoding flagellar hook-associated protein FlgL is translated as MFSRVTSSTMVQSSLRNLQGNLSELSRLQAQATSQKAFSVPSESPSAAATTLGLHAEQRRNEQYARNLDDGLAWVTTVDSAISASTSLMNRVRVLTVQGANDGALDATAKEAIAVELEGIRDELLAQANTSLLGRSVFAGTSNSGSAFVVDPADPERYAFTGVAGSEVTRRVSDNTTVRVDADGSAVFGEGDESAFALIDNIVGDLRSGVNISSRLDEIDDRITAMLGTQGAVGARQSQIERAKELTVDASVSLESRRASIEDVDSVEVIIDLKAQELVYQSALAVTSRVLQPTLMDFLR